AGCTTATCCTTAATATGTCCTCCATGGCTATTTGCCAACCCTACACCCATTCGCTGAACTATCTCAGGCTTCTCAGGACCTGTGGAACTCAGCCATGTGAGAGAAACAGTACAAGAGAGTGCAAGGCTCTGAGGGGCTGCTTTTGAGTCCCTCCTGCAGAGCTGTCTTCTGTGGCCATTTCTACATGGCCAGGTGGTTCCCTGCCACTCTTGTTCTGTGCTGACTTCAGGCCTCCTTAATGAAACTTGAAATTTGCCCAAGCTACATCCTGGGGAATGTGATACAACCCTCTTCCCACCCCTGGGGATCTCACTAACCTCTCTGGCTTCTCTCCTGAGGAGGAAATGTAGACACAACACTCACTACAGATCCTTCAATTTCTCTTTTCCAGGTAGATCTCCCTCCCAGCTGTAGAAGGACGTTCTACTTATTTTTACTATCTTGGTGGATCCTCCCTTATGACATATCCTAAATGTTCTTTGCACTGCCCTACTTAAGAGAAATAGAGGGGACTTAGAAATTGATTTTCTCTCTCAGTGAATATTAGACTCTTGTTGCTTCCACAGTGAGTTCTTTGTCCTGATACCTGCCCTTCACCTGAAGTAATTCATGGCATTAATTCAGTGAGCGGGGAGACATAGAGCAACATCATTTATGGACACTAAAATAACTTCATCtggcttatcttttcaaaacTATTACATAATAATGATGATGGGTGTTAATAGTTTCAGGTTTTAACTAGCTACTGTTTATCGAACAATTCCTATACACTAAGCTCTGTGCTAATCACCGTACGTGAGTTATCTTaattaatcctcccaacaactgTGTGAAGAAGGCATATATTGTTGATCCCACTAGTACAGACAAGAAAAGTAAAGCTAAAAGAGATTAAATCACGTTTCTAAGGTCACACATGTAATAAGTGATGGAGTAGAAAGAGTATTAGAGTCGTCCAGGCAAGACGCTGGAAGCTGAAACCTCTTGACAATGCATGTGTAGAGATGAGGGGCTCTAGCACCATGTAAGGTGGGGTCAAGGTTCTGAGGAAACATTGACTTCTCTCCCAGTTTCCACCGCACTCCACATCTGGATAACCTCAGTAGTTTACTCACCCCTGTGAGGAGGTTCCCTTCTCTGTACAATGGAAATGGTTATCCACACCTATCTCTCAGGGAGGCTCTggtaattaaacaaaataatctcaACGAATGTGCTTGACCCATATAGGATTTAAAGCATTAACTTGAGCATCATTACTAAGATGACTAAGACTTGGAGTCAGACTGTCTGCCTGGGGTCAAATCttgcttttatcatttatttgctgTAGGATCCTGGGACATGATGACTTCTTTCTGCCTTTGCTTCTTCATCTGGAACATAGGAATAATGACAAGGTCATTATGAAGATGATTAGAATATATGTAAATGGTCTGGACCTGCCTCGggtacatagtaaatgctcaataaatgtgtggAGTAaggccgtgtgcggtggctcatgcctgtaatcccagaactttgagacaccaaggcaggtagatcacttgagcccagaagttcgagatcagcctgggcaacgtggtgaaactctgtctctactaaaaaaagtacaaaaaactagcttgGTATGGTGggtgctcccagctactcgggaggctgaggtgggaggaccacctgagcccaggaagtcgaggatgcagtgagctgagatggtatcgctgcactccaacctgggcaatgggaGTGGGGTAGCAGAAGGCAGAGCCACAGCACAGCAGAGCAGCTGTTAGTTGCATATCTAGGAGCTAAAATGTCTCCACCAGGGGGCTCACAGCCATAGCTGCAACATTGCAGAGtgtggggcagaggggaggggagagagatgaagggaggaaggaggagggggagaaaaagaatgagaagcaGGGAACAGACAGTCATAGGCAAGGAGGGACACACATAGGCAGAGAGACAAAAGAGACAGAGAGTACAAAGACAGGGAGAGAACTGAGAGATGCATAGAAAATCAAAGACGGAGATGCACAAACAGAAAATTGAACACAGAGAGATGGTCAGACAGAGAGCAACACtcagagaaacacaaagagagtcagagaaaggagagaaagagaagagatagAGTCGTGATTGTCTGGGCTCCAGCATGGTCTTGGGTCTTCTTCACTCTGACCACTCTGACCCTCCAAGTCCTCCGCGTGTGTCCCTAGGCCCTCTGCTTTCACGGCTTGGATCCAGGGAAACAAGGACCATGGTGGTAGAGGGTCTGTCCTAATATGTTTGCTCACAGAATGCCAAGGAGAGTTGCTTCAGAGGGCACAAGACCAAACCAGGAGCCCCAGGTGTGATGCCAGGGGTCTTTGTCCTCGGGCCAAAGGTCAGAGATTTGGGTTCCTCTTTGCCACCTCTTTCAGAACAGTCTCACCGGTATTACAACGGAAGGCATGTTTTCGCAGCTGTCCCTTTCTGAAATTCAAGCCCATGTCATATCTGCCCTCTGGTAATCAATGGCCAGCCTTCTCTTAAGAAGATCAATTTTTCCTTGAAGTGCAAGGATTTCTTTTCCTCCTGACAAAATAATCAAGGCAGCCCAGttaattatttctgtttctaagttttgaatttcttatttttataaaggttGGGAGGGCTGGTAGCAGTAATATAGATTTTGAAGTCATAGAGAACGGGATCTGCAAAGCAGCTTTTGTATCTTTCTTGGGCAGATGACCACCCTGAGCCTGTTCCCTCACCTCCTCAAGCAATCTTGATAAAAATACAATACGGATAAAACACTTAACATGGTGCCTGGCACCAAGAAAGCACCTCGCAGGGTGAGGGGCAGAAAGGGGAGTGGAGAGAGATAGAAAATGAGCAAgaagggggagaaaaaagaaggagagCAGAAAACAGACAGTCGTAGACAAGGAGGgacacacaaagacacagagacaaaagagacagagatggagactaCAAAGACAGGGAGAGAACAGAGAGGTGATAGAAAGTCAAGCATCTTATTTACAAAAGCTGGTGATAGTGGTACTAGTAGTAATAGCAATGGCATAAAGGctgcattttatttatcataaaattatattcatatttctgAATGTAGTAGAAGATGAAGCATTTAAATACATGAATATCTTTGCTGTTTGTTTGTAGTATATTTGACATACTCACTGAAACCTTTCCTGCCTTGCCTTAGCTAGGTTGGTCATTATTCATTATTCACAGATACCAGGAATAGCACATACAAAGGATCTAAAGCTACACTGAGCATTCATGTTCCAAGATGGAGCTGGGACTGTGGCATAGAAGCATGTGGCTGGATAGGGGCATACAGCCAGGTTATAAAATCTCTTACATGCTAGATGAGCAGAGAGCTCCTCTGAAAGCAATGGGGAGCCCTGGGAGATGTACGGGCAGGGgctgaaataaaacagaagagtGGGGCAAATAAGAGACAGTAGTATCATTTGAATGAGGAGAGAAAAAATACTGTTATGACAGCTGCAGTCTGTGGACGTCCCTTATGGAAGGAAACACTTTTGCACCCATCATGGTGTCAGAAGGTAGCCACATGGTCACAAAGCCTACACTTGCTAGCTTGACATCCCCTTGATCACCTGGTGCCTCTGTACATCCAGTCATCTCCCCCTCTTTATAAACCTTCAGATACAGCAACATTGCCCATTCACCAGTTGACTAGCAGGAAAATCATGTGCCTCCCTGAATCATGGATTCCTTTGCTTCTAAGCCCTGGCTCTTTCCTATTTCTGCCACTGGTTGCCTGAAGGACACCCTGTATCTTAAGCCCTTAAGGCAGACTTAAGTGCTTGCTGTTTCTATGCATGCCCTCACATTCCTGCTTCCTTTGCCTAAAATGTTCCCTCCCCCAGTACTGACACATAGCCCACCTATGCTCAAGTTCCAATCAAGTTGCCATGTAACCCATCCCTTGTCTCCCAGGCCAAAGTGACTTCTCCCTCCTTGGAATGCCCCAAACTACCAATTTATGTCCCTCATCCACTCTTGTGATGCCTTAAATCATAGTTGTCTGACCTTCACTATTCATACAAGATTCCGTCAGCTGCTGAGAATCTATTCCAGTTATGTGTGTCTATCTAGTCCAATTATGTACGTGTGTCTATTCCAATTATGCATTCCAGAACTGGGGAGATAACCACAGCATGGGTTCAGGGGACCCACTGGACTCGCTGGACCCACTGTGAGGCAGATCAAGCTAAAACTGCATTGATCACCTGACTTCCATAACCCCTACTCTGACTGGTGGGCCGCAGTGACATTTTCTTGGAATTAGTGTCAGTTCAGAGGCAGTGTCCAGTAATCGCAGAAACACAGTCACACTAGTAAAAGGCCTTAGGGCCCTTTGGGAAAAGCCAGAAGAAGGGTAAAGTGTATACATTTTTGGCAGTGTAGCAGGAATCTTCATGAAGGGACTctcttcattcaaggggttcctGATTGCGAACTGTATCAAGTCTGGGAATTGATTGTTTTTGCTATCATAACGTGCAATTGCCTTTTGTTTATGTGCAGATATCATCGTGAGACCCAGCTGTGCTCCTGGATGGTTTTACCACAAGTCCAATTGCTATGGttacttcaggaagctgaggaactGGTCTGATGCCGAGGTAAGAAATTTGCCTGCCTGCTTGGCCTGGGCTTTCTAGAGCAAAGGACCAGCCAGAGCCTCAGATCTCATTTGATTCAGGATCAAGTGTCCTTCCTGGGCACTATGAAGAGAAGCCCCTTTGGCTGGTGAAATGGAGAGAAGAGGGTTGTGTGTTCACTCATTCAATTCCATAAGCATTGCTGAAGCAGGTGCTGTATGCCAGACCCTAGGTGGGCTACAAGCACATACGGATACATAGGAAATAGCCCCTACCCTCAGCAAGCTCACTGTCAGTAAAGGAGACAGAAACACATCAATCAAAGGAGGACGAGAAGATGAGGAATTCACAGAAAGGATAATGGAGTTGCTATAAGAGATTTACCAGAGAGAGGGGTGTGTAGACACGCCTGGAGCAGACACCTTGGAGCCGCCAACAGAAGGTGAAGCAGTCCAAGAAACTGTGGAAACTTCTCCACTGCTCTACACAGTCCACAAACGtgtccattttatttcattgaagttTTGTCTGAGAGATAACCAAATAGACAGTCAAAGTAAGTTATCTCAGCCACGTGTGGGGAGTCAATGCTGCCGAATTGTGATTAATTAGGGGAGTCATATGGGTACATTTGGCATGATCTGGGCCCATGCGGTCTTAGAATCTCTGTATAAAACTAGACAacgaaaaacagaaaacaaacaaacaaaaacaagaatgaagtACCTACCACATGCCAGCTACTGAGGCTATGAACGTATTCTCTGGCCTCAGAAAGCCCAGGGTTAATGTGACATTGAAACAGAACATTTCAATGCAGCATGAGtataaatgacttgcccaagtttaCACTGAGAATAACTGACGCAGCAACCCCAGCAGAGTCTGAGCTGAGTCCTAAATAATTGTATAAAAAGGGAAGAGAGACGGAGCGAAGAAAGGGCTTCCCGGACTCTGTCCCTGGAAAGAAAATGAGCTCGTGGAGAGGAATAGCCTTTCTCTGtgaaaacaaagagaacaaagaggAAGATGTCTGGGAACCGTGGAGTAATAGAGACCTGAGTTTACATCACTACTCTGCAATTCACTAGGTACCTCCCTTTACCTGTTTCCCTACTGGAAAGTGGGATAATACTTTTTACTTCATGGACTTGTCAGGAGGATTCATTAAAACAACTTGCATAAAGCCTATGGCACATGGTAGATGCCAATTCAGGGTCTCAAGAAAGAACAGCCCACAGGATTGACACTGAACCTTAACAAAGTTAACAGGACCAGGATGCAGAGGGGCTGCTGGGACGGTGAGGCCAAAGGGGACCCCTCAAACCCAACAAGGGCTATGAGGCTCCCTGATTCCTCACCAGGGTTGCTACTGCCCTTGGCTCTTGAGACCCCTGGAAGCTGATAGAGGCAACGTGAGAAGCACATGGACATGCGACCCTGAGCTTGAGAGGCAGAGGCCTGAGTTCTAGTTACAGCTCCAGCAGTACCAGTTGTGTGGACTGGGAGGGAGGCTATCACGTACATACTCCAAGCCTGTTTCCCCTTCTGACACAGGATCTTTTGTGGCTGGTACCcagtgggcactcaataaatgctgtcTGGTCATCTGACTGGCATGCCTCATGGGCCTGAGAATTAAACAGAATTACAGTGAAGCATGCTGGTATTGTAAGTGGTTTGTAAGTGTGCGgactaaattattattaaatagtaACCAGATCTAATCTTGGGTAAATTAGTAAAAGCAAGAATGGGAGCAGTAAAAACCTAAGCAACCCAAACTAAAACTGTATTGAATTAATTCAATTTCTTGTCATGTAACACAACctcagaagagaataaaataaagtttatatacaCATGcccatatatataaacatttacctTGTTTAATTGAACAATTAGGTTTCTGGTTACAGAACAAGAATTTGTCATGCCATGTGTTTCATACAATCCTTAAAACAGTGAGTGATTACCATTTATTCACCCACAAGAAAAATTCAGATTGCATGGCCTTGGATGTGAAAGAAGACAGCACTTTTGCAAAGGACCTCAGAAGGAAAAATTTGGGATCGATATGCAGACATACAGGAGTAAGACAGATTTGGGATTAGAGctgaaagttttaaaagttgCAGCAAAGCGGATAGTTACATATCTGCCTCTAGTGCCCAGGAAACCCCCAAATCCAACCAGATTTGGTGGCATGGTTATTGTTGAGGAAAGGCAAAGGGGTGGGCACATTCACCTTCAATCGGCAGGAATTCTCCACCAGCACCGGGAGCCGTCTCCTCTCCTCTGGAGGATCACCTCACATGTTTAGGCAATTGATCCATGCCCATTCACTAGCAAGTCAAAATAAGTTACAGACTACTGCTTACAATTTACAATGTGGTATTCTTATGTAACATAGgctaataataatttaaaataaacacaatgtaGGCTTAGGAATTAGGGAGAGCTGGGCTCTCTTCCTGTGTCCAGTTGCCCTTTCCTGATCCTCTGTCTACCCATCTGTAAACTAAAGGTGGGCCCCGTCTCCTTGGGCTGCTGTTAGGATGGAATGGTGGGGTGCCCAGTGTATTGGAGGTGTCCCGCAAAGAGCACTGCCGTAACGTCTGTTCTCTGATGCACATTGTGTTCACGTTCTGACACTTCTGAAATCAGGTGTGTGCTACCAACACGCTGTGTCACAGTGTATCACAGATTCATTGAcagggattttattttctttcttcatgggACATAAAATAATGCCACATTTTACAATCAGCAGTTTCTTAGATCTGTCAAAATGCAGTCTTATAACACAATAGGTCTCATGACAGGTCCTAGGTAGCAgtaattattttacagatgaagaaactgagcctcagagaggtgaagtgacttgtcaAGGTCACATACGCCCCTGAGATGCAAGACCAGGACCCCGGGCACGTCCTTAGACCCCCAATCTCTCGCCCTGGCCTTGCACTGCCTCTTTCTCGAGACCGAACGCTGCGGTAGTTGTGTTATCTCCCAGGCTGGCAGGAAGCCTTCTGCGGGGTTTAGAGCACTCTGTGTGGAGGAAGTGGGGGCTGCGTGAGTCCCTCCTGCTTGGCACACTAGCTTTCTGAGGAGAGGGCTGTGCTTTAAACATGCAGGCATCATTAACAGGACCTCTCCTTGTACGTAGCTCGAGTGTCAGTCTTACGAAAACGGAGCCCACCTGGCATCTATCCTGAATGTAAAGGAAGCCAGCACCATAGCAAAGTACATAAGTGGCTATCAGAGAAGCCAGCCCGTGTGGACTGGCCTGCATGACCCACAGAAGGTAACCTCAGACTTGGCCACAAAGGCCCTCTTGGGAAAGCCAGGCTGGCATCCTCTTTTTTGAGGAATGGCCTCCCAGCCTATAACGGGCACACAGTGGGTGGATCTTCTCCAGATGCGCCTCCAGCTGACAGAGACCAAGGCCTCAAGGTCAGGGGCCCAGTTCTGGCCCTAGGTGGAGGATATGATTTAAACGTATAGACCTTTGTCTAATTCAGGCCCTCCTGAAAGGCAGAACACAAAATtatcagctttctttcttttttttttctttttcttttttttttttttttgagacagagtcttgctctgtcacccggggctggagtgcagtggccggatctcagctcactgcaagctccgcctcctgggttcacgccattctcctggctcaacctcccgagtagctgggactacaggcgcccgccacctcgcccggctagttttttgtatttttttagtagagacggggtttcaccgtgttagccaggatggtctcgatctcctgacctcgtgatccgcccgtctcggcctcccaaagtgctgggattacaggcttgagccaccgcgcccggcctaattatcAGCTTTCTAAAGCCTTaacaagtttgtgtgtgtgtgtgtgtgtacacacaggcCTATTATGAGACAGATCAATCAAATCTCCATTGGATCTTGAGTTAAAGTTGAAAACTTTCAGctagcctttttttgtttgtttgtttttgatgctCTAATTTTCTTTATGTTATCCTTGATGCTTTTCACTGTAACTTCCTGTTCTTTTCATCAATACCTTATTGTAAGAACTGACATGAGCGGTCTTTGTAAGGAACAGCTGTTGTTGAGGTCTAGGTGTGGGGTCTTAGTTAATAGGTTCTTGGTGGGGCTTCTTTAGTTGACTCAAACAAACACAGGGAACATAAAGCGGGAACCCCCATACTTCCTGCTTCTTAATAAAACTCTGAAGATACCACACATTCATCACCCTCTTTCATGAATATGCATGTGTTCATCCCTTAGTATTTGTCTATAAATATCTTatggctttttctctttttaaatattatgttcCAGAAAAATGAATAATCCTTTACCGTAgttgttacaaatattttatacaattatttcatttttaaggtCATTTATTTGACTATcagaaattttgcatttttatgtattcacaTAGCTATCAGTCAGAACCCTGTCATTCAGATGGAATAAATACTTacatctatttctatttcttgcaGTAACATTGGTAACGTTTTCCTTTTAGTGGCTGAGTGGaatgactttcttttcttccttctttaagcATTTCTGCACTTTCCCAACGTTTGCaatgaaaacatgttttaaagGGGACTGAAGGGACTTCCTTGGCTGTGGCAGGTGGGTTGCTGAGCTGTACGCCTCTCCATCTCCTGTTGTTGCCGAGGCAGCGGTGGCAGTGGATTGATGGGGCCACGTATCTGTACAGATCCTGGTCTGGCAAGTCCATGGGTGGCAACAAGCACTGTGCTGAGATGAGCTCCAATAACAGTAAGTTCTAATGCGCCACCCCTCACCACTCCTCAATGCGCAGACCCTTCCCTTTACCTAGTCAGAGCAAAAATAGACACAGGGGACTCTGCCCTCCCCATTCCACACCAACAACTCTTCTCCAGCAGGGCAGTGGCTTTGCCACAGACGTTGGTTACCAACTTTCAGTCCTGTGTGATCACTTTACAGTCTTTGTCATATCAATGTTCCAGCTGTTGCTATTTactcaatattttctttaaatccattcaatttttttctgaaatacacttattttaaaatcacattctaTACCACGAGGGGGATATAGATCCCATTTTGGGAAACCCAGACCACAGGGAGTAAATATATACGGTGAAAACAGATAAATCTCTTCTGACTTCTTTAAAATGAGGGTTTGCCATGAGCCCTGGAAAGCCGGGCTTTGCCTCAGTTCTTCCCTCCTGTTTCCCTGAATCCTGTCCCCAGAATGCAGTGGCCCGAAACTCAGTGCAGGCTGCACACACTTGCATGAGCCTCCTCCTTTCCTTGGCCTGCTTTCATTCTTTGTCTTTATGCTCATGAGTTAGACTTTTCAGCATTCATACTGGTGACACCTTGGGCTGGGTACTTCTTGGTTGTGGGGGCTATCCTGTACTTTGCAGGAggttgagcagcatccctggtctctaatCGGTAGGAGCCAGCAGCACTCTTCCTCCCAGGTCGTGAAAAATATCTCCAGGAATGACCAAGTGTTTCCTGTGGAGGGCAAATTCCCCCCCTGGTGAGAACCATGACAAATAAGCGGTGTAGAAAACTTCAGCTGTACAAGATCACAGAATATTAAAGAATACTCAACGCCAAAGGTCATACACTTGAGAATATCCCAGTGGGTCTAATAGGCCATCATGGTGACACCAGGACCCCCTGCCAGTCAAGAAGTCAGCCTGGGGCAGGCCTGGGCTGAGGTCTCAGCTAttgggctggggaagggagggactCCGCCACCCCCAGCAGGACATAGGGGAAGTTTAATGTTTTCTGAGGAATAAACttataagaaggaaaaagagagtgagaaaacTTTCTAACAGCACGAGGCGAAGAGCAGACATGATGAGACACACTCTGAGGAAAACCCTCAGGGATCAACAGCCAGAGAAGGGATTTTCACAGACCGGTGAGAGCACAGCTGCTGCTGTTCAAGGCAGAAGTCAGCTCAGATGGAAAGAAGAGAATCAAAACCAATAGGCAGAGGCTACCAACAAGTGGATTTTTATTCTAATCAAGGAAAACAATGTTGAACAGTTAGCACTGCTCAAACACATAACGAGCTACCCCAGGAAGCAGTGAGAAACTTTATAGCCAGAGTTAACCAAGCAAAAGGTGgacattgtagtttttattgcaGTTGACACATTGAAAGTGTTAGAAGCGAGGCTCCATGGCACAAAAGAATCAAATGAGGAACAATTGTAAAAATACCAATATCAGGGATTCGCTTTTCAGACCTGCAACATCAGACTCTCCGGGGCTGGAGGCCAGACTTGGTTTGGGAGCAGTAGACCAGATGCCTCCCCAAGTCCCTCACATTCCCCAGATTTTGACATTCCCACTGGACAAAGTTCTCAAACAAAAGTCCTTTCCCTGTGAGTCGATGATCACATCAGCAAACTTCAGTAGCGAAGTTGCCTCTGTTGTGTGTGTGGATGGGAACCAGAAGACTGAAGCTCTCTGGGAACAGCACGTCTTTGGGTTCCTTTCCTTTCCCACGGTTACTCACCCAGCTCGTGGCTATCAGAACACTGGCTCTCAAGGCAGAAAAGCACAAGGAATGAAGCAAGGATTTGAGGAAAACTGGTGGAAGGTAGAGTTTAAAAGCACATCCCCCTCAGCCACATCAGTACAATGGATTTTGCTCCCCactctgtttctaatttttttacattcaaaatgtatataatattaatGCCCCAatacacagccacacacacattCTTGTTCTGTCTCTGTGACAGAGCTATTCCTTTTTTATATCTCTTTAGAAAGATTTTCAGAGTATTTTACTTGGTGTGTTTCTTTCTCACCCTTTCTGACCCTCCCCTTTACATCAGAACGTGTTTTGTGACTCCGGAAAATTGCAGCTTGCAATTTTTCCTGATGTTTTGCTGGTCCACTTTGAGACATTTAATAATGATAAGTGGGATTTTGCAGTTTGCAAAGAAATTTCATATTCAGTATACATTGAGGTCAAGAGCATGGGTTCTGCATTCTGAATGCCCAGGGTAGAATCCCAGCTCCTCCTAACTGAGCTGTGTGACCCTGTGCAGATCTcttacttctctgtgcctcaaatGCCTCTttataaaaaggaggaaataatcgTCCTAATCATCTGAATACATGTGGCGTGTTTATCATGTGCAAGCTGGGCTCATGGCTCCGTGGCCTGGAGGAGAGGGAAAGTAAGGTCCCTCACTCACCTTTCCCTGCACTCCGCCTCTGGTGAGGTGGGAAAAGTAGACCTCTCTAGCTTAGTGCCCATGGTGAGCTGTGCTGTGCTTGATTGTTTGAAGTTGCTGTACTAGCTTATCCACAGGCTGAATGGGCAGCAACCTCAAAAGGACCGGCTGATGAGTCAGTCTCAAGCCCAGCCCATGGCCTTGTGCCGTATTTTCTTTGCCCCACACTGTGAAAGTACCCACAAGCTTGCAGGGCCCATTTCATTTACACTCTGTGGCCCCTGCGCTGAGCACTATGGATGCAGGCATG
This Rhinopithecus roxellana isolate Shanxi Qingling chromosome 8, ASM756505v1, whole genome shotgun sequence DNA region includes the following protein-coding sequences:
- the REG4 gene encoding regenerating islet-derived protein 4; amino-acid sequence: MASRSMRLLLLLSCLAKIGVPGDIIVRPSCAPGWFYHKSNCYGYFRKLRNWSDAELECQSYENGAHLASILNVKEASTIAKYISGYQRSQPVWTGLHDPQKRQRWQWIDGATYLYRSWSGKSMGGNKHCAEMSSNNNFLTWSSKECNKHQHFLCKYRP